Below is a window of Chloroflexota bacterium DNA.
TGCCCGCCGTGGCCGGTTTCCTGATGGAGAAGGAGCTCAATTTCCTCGGCAAGGCGGTTACCGCGCCGGAGAGGCCGTTCATCGCCATTCTCGGCGGCGCGAAGGTGTCCGACAAGATCGCGGTGATCGAGAACCTGATGCAAAAAGCCGATTATGTGCTGATCGGCGGCGGCATGGCCAACACATTCATCCGGGCGCAAGGCCACGAGACCGGCGACTCGCTGGTGGAAGCCGACAAGGTCGAGACGGCGCGCGCGCTTATGGCGGCGGGCGGCGCGAAGCTCGTCCTGCCGGTGGACGCGATCATCGCCGACAAGTTCGACAAAGACGCAACTGCGCAAATCGTGGACATCGACAAGGTGCCATCTGGCTGGCGCATTCTCGACGTCGGCCCGCGCACCATCGCCCTGTTTCGCGAGCGCCTGGCCGGCGCCCGGACGATTGTCTGGAACGGGCCGCTCGGCGTGTTCGAGTTCCCGAAGTTTGCGCGGGGCACGGTGGCGATCGCGCAGGCACTGGCCGCGTCGGGTGCGACGACCATCATCGGCGGCGGCGAAAGCGTGGCTGCCGTGGAGCAGGCCGGCGTCGCGGACCGGATCACTCACATGAGTACCGGCGGCGGCGCGTCGCTGGAGTTTCTCGAAGGCAAGACCTTGCCGGGCGTAGCCGCGCTGCTCGACAAGTAGCGCCAGAAAATGCGCCGGCACAACAAAAGGGAGAGAATCGTGAACAGGAAAACATACCTCATGGCATTCGTCATGATCGTCGCGGCGGCGCTGGCGGCTTGCGATAGCGGCAGCGCCACCAAGGCGCCGGAAGCGTCCAGCACACCGGCCGCAGCGCAAAGCGGTTCCACCGCAACCGCGCAGCCGGCCCTCACGCCGGCCGCGGCACAGGCCGGCCCAACGGCCGCTACCGGCGACAAAGCGCCGACGAGGAGCGCCACCGCAGCGCCGGCCGCAACGGCGAACAACCTGGTGCCGACCGCTGCGCCCGGCACGGCCAATACCAGCTTTCAAACAGCGCGCGTGCTGGGCAAAGACCCGCTCAAGTTCGGTGTGAAGGAATCCGAACTGTATTACAAGATCGAGATTGCGCGCGGCGGCATCGTCAGCGTCACGTTGACCGTCGAAGCCGGTTCGCCGGGACCGGCGAAGCTCACGCTCTTCAGCGAGTTGCAGGAGTTCGTGACGGACGTGGCCGTACCGGTCGGGAAGAGCACGGCCTTACGGTACATCTTTAACGGCAAGGGTGGCGGCGACGTCTTTCTCTCGGTGCGCGGCGAGTCGAATGTTACTCTGAGCGCGCAGGCATTGGCGCAGAACGACGGCGGCTCGAAGGGCGATGCGGGCGATACGTTCGACAAGCCGACGACCGTCGCCCTCGGCACGTTCACCGGGATGCTGGGCGACGCGGACACCGACGACATCTTCGCTATCGACCTGCCGAAGACGGGCGGCATCTTCAACATCTCCGTCAAGACCGCCGACGGGGCCATCAAAGTAGCTGCGTACGATGATAAGCAGAACTGGATAAACGAAGCGAGTACGGACAAGAACCGCCCAAATGCCGGCAGCCTGCCGTTCGTGCTGGCGACGGGGCAGGGCGGCCGCTGGTTCGTCTCGCTGCGCGGCGCCGGGACCTACACCGTCGTGACGTCATTCGGCGCGCAGAACGACGCCGGCAGCGGCAAAGATGCGCCCGGCGAGTTCGGCCAGGCCTTGCTGATCAAGCCCGGCGCGTACACCGGCTTCGTGGGCGGCCCCGATTCCGATGACATCTACGCATTTGATCTGGGCAAAGCCGGCGGCGTGCTGAATGTTACAATCAAGACGACCGATGGTCCGGTCAAGGCGACCGTCTACGATGACAACCAAGGTTGGATCGCCGAGGTCAAGGCGGACAAAGATCATGCGGACGGGGCGGCAATCCGCTATATCATTTCCGTCAACAAAGGTGGCAAGTGGTACCTCGAAGTCAATGGCGAGGGCGCGTACGCCTTTAGCGTGGCCTTCGTAGTGCAGAACGACGGCGGCAGCGGCAAGGATGCCGGCGACAGTACCGATACCGCCGTCACACCGAAGAGCGCCGAGTTCACTGGCACAATCGGCGACGCCGACGAAAGCGACTACTACAAGATCCCGGCGACGATCGGCCGCAAAGTCAATGTCAAGTTCGTGAAGGGCGAGGGCACATTGAAAGTCACCCTGTACGACAAGGGCGGCGGCTACATCAAGGATGTCGAAGTCGCGTCCGGGCAGGCGCTCGACCTGAGTGAAGATTCCGGCGCCACCACAGACTACTACCTGGAGATCCAGGGCGGCAGCGGCGACTACGCCGTCAAGATTAGCAAGTAGCACCGCCGGGCAAAGCGGGCGCCGCCCGCTGCACGGGGGCGGCGCAGGGGCATGTCGATGAAGCGTACTCCGATTATTGCAGGCAACTGGAAGATGAACAACGGCGTCGCCGATAGCTGTGCGCTGGCCGATGCGTTGTGCGCGGTGCTCGCGAACCCGGGTGCCGTGGAGGTGGTACTCTGCCCGCCGTTCGTCGCGCTGGCAGCCGTCGCCGCGCGCGTGAAGGGCACGGCGCTGCGCGTCGGCGCGCAGAACATGCACTGGCTCGACAAAGGCGCATACACGGGCGAAGTTTCGCCTCTGATGCTCAAGGAACTGGCTCAGTACGTCATCATTGGTCATTCCGAGCGCCGGCAGTATTTCGGCGAGACCGACGAGTCCGTGAACAAGAAGGTGCGCGCCGCGCTCACTCACGGCCTGCACCCGATCTTATGCGTCGGAGAGAACCTGGCACAGTACGACGCCGGGCAAACTAACGGCGTCGTTTCGCACCAGTTGCGCGAAGGCCTGCGCGGGGTATCGGCGCACGACGCGGCGGCGGTCATCGTCGCATACGAGCCGGTCTGGGCGATCGGCACGGGACGGGCGGCGAGCGGCGCGGGCGCCAACGCCGTCTGCGGGCTGGCCATTCGCGGAACGCTCTCCGAGCTGATCGGCGAGGCGAGCGCGCAGGCGATCCGGGTGCAGTATGGCGGTAGCGTCACCCCCGCGAATATCGCCGAGTATATGCAGCAGCCCGACATCGACGGCGCACTGGTCGGCGGCGCATCGCTCAAGGCCGCGGAGTTCGCGGCCATCGTGCGGGCCGCCGGCTGATCAGGCAGCACCCGCGCGAACTGACCCGTGGCCATGTCCGCCGCCCTGGAATCGCTCGCCTGGCTGGTCGGCATCACGCTCGTGATGCTGATGCTCAAGCGGTGGATTCACCGGCACGTGCGCGGGGTCGGACTCCTGCTAACCGGCAGCAATGCCGGTTCATTCGTTCTGTTTTCGGCGCTCTTCTTCCCCGGCACGGTGGCGCATGAACTGTCGCACCTGATCGCCGCGCGCTTTCTGGACGTGCGCGTTCACCGCATCTCGCTGCTGCCGTCGAAACAGCGCAACGGCGTTATGAGCCTTGGCTTTGTGGACGTCGACCGCACGGACGCGCTGCGCGAGGCGCTGATCGGGCTGGCGCCGCTCATAACCGGCACGGCGCTGACGCTACTAATCGCCTCAAACAATCTCGCCCCGGTCGCCGGCGCAGCCACCCAGACGGCCGAACTAGGCGAACTGATGGGCAGCATCCCGCGCCTGCTTTCATCGCGCGACCTGTATCTGTGGCTCTATCTGATCTTCACCATTTCGAACGGTATGCTGCCGAGCGAGTCGGACCGACGGGCCTGGGCGCCGATTGCCCTGTGGCTGGCCGCCATTGGGCTGGTGATGTACCTGGCGGGCGCGTTCTCCGCCGTCCCGGACACGTTCGATCGCGATCTGGGCAGTGCGGTGCGGTTGATCGTGCGCGCGTTCGCGTTTGCGGTGACCGTGGATGTGCTGGTTATGCCGATCCTATTCGTCCTGGAGCAACTGCTTCAGGTCCTGACCGGCAAGCGGGTGGAGTATTAGGGCGCTGGCGCTACGGCAGCAGTCCGGTTGTCCCGTTGAAGATGAAGGGCACGAACAGGTAGTTACAGCGATCGAGTACGTGCGTGTCGAACACGCTGTCGGACGGTGCTTTGACTGCGCTCAGCGTCAGGCGGCAATTCGCCACATCCACGCGCACGGCATGCCAGTAATCCGGGGTGCTGAAGAACGCCGCCGACCATGCGTTGGTAGCTGCTTTGGAGTAGAGCCCCGCGCCGCCGCCGCCCGTGACGATGTAGGTTACACCGCGGCCGGCGGGCACGTAGTCGCGGCGAAGGAACGTGCGCTCATACGTATGGTCGTGGCCGTTGAACACGATGTCGACGTTGTACTGCTCGAAGATCGGCCCCAATGTGTCGCGCAGCGGCTGAACGTATGCTTCGCTGCCGTGCGGGCCTGACGAGTAGATGGCGTGGTGGAAGAACACAAATTTCCAAAAGCGCGTTGTGGCCGCCAGGTCTTGCGCCAACCAGGCTGTCATGGCCGCCGCCGCCGCGCCGGTTAGATTCGTGTCCAGCGCGACCACATGTGCGTTGCCGTAGTCGAACGAGTAGTAGCTCTCCGTGCCGGTCGCGTCGTTCGACGGCAGATAGAATACGTCGTAGTACGGCGCGGCGCCCGCCTGCATATAGTCGTGATTGCCCGGCGACATGAAGAACGGCGCGGTGGCGAGCGTCAGGCTGTACGGTGCGAAGAAGCGCGGGCCGTAATTGGCGGCCTCGCCCGCCGGGTAGATCACATCGCCGGTGTGCAGGACAAACGCCGGTTGCATTCGCTGCAGCGTTCCAGCCACCGCGTACTGGTGGCTGTCGCCGCTGCCGCTATCGCCGAGCGCAGCGAAAGTGAAGTAAGAATCATACGCCGCGCGCAGCGTGCGGAACGACGCGCCGGCCAGCGGGGTCACGACCGCGCCGCTGTGTATCGTGTACCCGTAGTGCGTGCCGGGCAACAGGCCGCTCAGGGCGACGGCGTGCGTGGTGCTCACGGTGCCCGAAGACGACTGGCTCGTGTACGGCAAGTCGATGCCGTAGAACACTGTGGCGTCGGTCGGCACATCGGTGACCCAGATGAACTGGACGGTCGTTGTCGTCGGGTTGCCCAGATATGGGCCGCGCATAAGCGTTGGGTTGCCACCGGCGGCCCTTACGCCATTGTTACCAAGATACGTCGCCAGTAGAGTAGCCACAAGCGCCGCAGCACCGAGCGTAATCAGTAGTCGTCTAATCATTATCGGTATTGTAGTCGATAGCCTGCACTGCGGCAATCCAGGGTCATTCAATTGTCATAGTGCATGATGATTATCCGACGAAACGGGCGCTGAGCGGCACAAGACGCCGTCGAAGCGCGCGCATATCCCTGCCTTTCGACAGCGTTGTGCGCCGCTCAGGGCACGATCTCACGCTTTGTCAATGGACTTTTGAATCGCCCAGCAATTCTCAATTTGGCTTTGTACGGGTACTTTCCAATGCCGCTTGCGATGCGCTGGCTCTCAGGCGCTTGTCACGCAAGCTGGCCCGCCGAAAAAATGGCGCTGCCCTCCCCCCGACCCCCTCCCAACTTCGTTGGGAGGGGACGAGATTCTTAAGGGAGGTGCCACTATCGGGAGCTTCGGCAATGACGTTGTTTGCACAGACCATCGGGCGTTACCGCCTCTGGCTATACGCGGGCAGCCTGCTGGCGCTCGCGGCACTGCTGGCGCTATCGCCCTCGGAGGCGACGCTCGGCAGCGTGGTCAAGATCGTGTACCTGCATGGCGCGCTCGAACGGGTTGCGGCGTGGGCGTTCGTCGCGGCCGGGCTGGCGGGCGCAGCGCAACTGCTGGCCAAGCGAACGGCGCTCGCGCCGTGGGTGCAGGCGCTGTGCGAAACGGCGATGGCGTTCTGGCTTGCGCATTTCGTGGTCAGCATTCCGGCGCAGATCATGGCCTGGGGCGGTATCAACTGGCGCGAGCCGCGCGTCATGGATGCGATCTGGATCACCGGCATCAGCGGCGTGATCTACGTCATCGCGTTGTGGATCGCCAAGCCGCACTGGTGGGCCATCAGCGGCATCGCCAGCGCCGCGACGCTGATCATTGTGCTTAACGGTGCGGTCAACATACTGCACCCGCTCTCGCCAATCCTAACATCCGAGTCGGTCGCGATCAAGCTCTTCTACGGCGGCATCGTGCTCGCCGCGCTGGTGTTTGCGCTGACCATGCTGAACGACCTGGCGCGCCACAATACGTCCGGCAGTCCGGCCAGCGCGCCGGGAAGCGCGGCAGTCCGGCTATGACCGCCGCCCCTCCGACCCTGCCGCTGGCACGTATCCGCGAGCTGATCACGATGCCCGAGGCGATCGAGGCCGTTGAAGCGGCCTTCGTCGCACTCGATGCAGGACGGGCCGTGCTGCCCGGCGTTATCAATCTCGACATTCCGCAGTATCGCGGCGAGGTACACGTCAAGAGCGCCTACCTGTCCGGCACCGATTACTATACGATCAAGATTGCGTCCGGCTTCTATGACAACGATGCGCTCGGGCTGCCGGTCGGCAACGGTATGATGCTCGTCTTCGAGGCGCGCACCGGCCGTCTGGCCGCCCAGTTGCTCGACGAAGGCTGGCTAACCGAGTTGCGCACCGGCGCCGCCGGCGCCGTCTGCGTGCGGCACTGCGCGCCGGCTGGTACGGTACGCGTCGGCATGGTCGGCGCCGGCTCGCAGGCACGCTTCCAACTCGATGCGATCCGCCATGTGCGAACGGTGTCCGCCGTCACGGTCTGGAGCCGCAGCGACGCCCATGCCCGCGCCTATGCTTATGAAATGCAGGCACGCTACAATCTGCCCGTGCAAGTCGCCGCCAGCGTCGAGGCCGTCGCGCGCAACAGCGACGTGATTGTGACGGTGACACCGGCGCACGCGCCGCTCGTCAAAGCCGATTGGCTGCGCCCAGGACAGACCGTCATTGCCGTCGGCAGCGACGGCCCCGACAAACGGGAGCTCGACGCGGGCGCCGTCGGCTGCGCGGACCGGGTGATCGCCGACGTACTGGCGCAGTGCGCCCGGCTCGGCGAAATCCACCATGCGTTGGACAGCGGCGAACTGCTCGCCGAGCGTGTCGTTGAACTTGGCGCCGTGGTTTCCGGGTGCGCGCCTGGCCGCACAAATTCGCACGAACTGATCATCTGCGACCTGACCGGCGTCGGCGTGCAGGATGCCGCCGTGGCTGCGCTCGTCGCGAAGAAGGCCGCATGATTGAATTGCGCGATATATACGCGGCGCGACTACGCCTGCGAAAGCAGTTGCCGGCGACCCCACTGCGCTATTCGCACCTGCTGAGCCAACTGACGAGTACGCGCCTGTTTCTTAAGCTCGAAAACTTCAATCCGACCGGCTCGTTCAAAGTGCGCGGCGCATACAACATGATCGGCGCGAATCTCGCGGAAGCGCGCCGGCGCGGCATTGTGACGGCTTCGGCAGGCAATCACGGCCTCGGCACGGCATGGGCGGCATCTCGACTGGGCGGCGTGCCCGCGACGATCTTCCTGCCGCACAGCGCTCCGCAGGCCAAGGTCAGCAAGTTCGGCGAGTTTGCCGTCAACGTGCGCTTCGCCGGCGAGACGTATGACGACGCGCACCACGCCGCCGACGCGCACGCCGCCGAGACGGGCGCGCTCTACATCGGCGCATATGCCGACCCCGAAGTCGCCGCTGGGCAGGGCACGATCGCGCTTGAGCTGCTCGAAGCGCTGCCGGAGACCGCTGCCATCGTCGTGCCGGTCGGCGGAGGCGGCATGATTTCCGGCATCACGGTTGCCGCCCGGTCGATTAACCCGCGTATTCAGATCGTCGGCGTCCAGCCTGACGCATCGCCCGCACTGACTGCTTCGCTGCGCGACGGGATCTGCCACGAAGAGTATTCTGCCGGCCCGACCATCTGCGACGGGCTGGCCGGCGGCGTCGGCACGCTGGCGTATGAACTGGCGCGTTCCGGTGCGATAGACCGCGTTATCAATGTGAGCGAAGATCAGGTGCATGAAGCCGTCTATACGTTTCTGTCGCAGGAACAGTTGGTCATCGAGGGCTCGGGCGCGGTCGGACTAGCGGCGCTCATGAGCGGCCAGGTACCCGAGTTGCGCGGGCAGACCGTGGTGCTGGTATTATCCGGCGGCAACATCGACATGTGTATACTGCAAAGTATCAGCGCCCGCTTCGGCAATCATGCCTAGGCGGCGCGATTCAGTTACCGGAGTCATGTATGCCTGAAAGCGAAAACAAACCAAACGGCACGCCGGACGAAAAACAGTCCACCTTGGCCGATAACCTGGTTGTCACCCACCACACAATTCAGATCGGCGGCGAGGAGATCGCCTACACCGTTACCACCGGCACCATTGTCCTGCGCGAGGAAGCCGAGAAGCGCGGCGAGCCGGCCGGTGTGTCCGATGGCGAGCGCGCCAAGGCGTCGATCTTTTTCGTGGCCTACACGCGCGATGGTGTTGCCGATCGTACGCGCCGGCCGCTGACATTCTCATTCAACGGCGGACCGGGCTCGTCGTCGGTCTGGCTGCATCTCGGCGTGCTCGGTCCGCGCCGCGTGCTGATGACGGACGACGGCGATTTGCCGCCCCCGCCTTACCGCGTCGCCGATAACGAGTTCTCGCTGCTCGCCGACACCGACATGGTCTTCATCGACCCGGTCAGCACCGGCTTCAGCCGCGCGGTCGTCGGCGAGAAGGCCAAAGAGTTCCACGGTTTCAAGAAGGACATCGAGTCCGTCGGCGACTTCATCCGGCTCTACACGACGCGCTATCAGCGCTGGCTCTCGCCGAAGTTCCTGATCGGCGAGTCATACGGTACGACACGCGCCGCCGGCCTGTCCGGTTATCTGCAAGAACGGCATGGGCTGTTCTTGAACGGCATCATGCTAATCTCGACGATCTTGAACTTTAACACGGCGCGGTTCAACGCGGGCAACGACCTGCCATATATCCTGTTCCTGCCGACTTACACAGCCAGTGCCTGGTACCACAAGCGATTGGCGCCCGATTTGCAGGCCGATCTGCGGCGCGCGCTGACCGAAGCCGAGCAGTTTGCGCTGGGCCCGTACGCGGACGCGCTCATGCGCGGGGCGGCGCTGTCCGCCGAAGCGCGCGCGCAGATCGTGGCGCAGACGGCACGCTATACCGGCCTGTCCGCGGACTATGTGGACCGCGCAAACTTGCGCATCGAAATCCACCGTTTCACGAAGGAGTTGCTGCGCGATCAAAAGCGCACGATCGGCCGGCTGGATACGCGCTTTAAGGGCATCGACCGCGACGCGATCGGCGAGCGGCACGAGTACGATCCGAGCATGACGAATATCACGGGGCCGTATACGGCAGCCTTCAACGACTACGTGCGCCGCGAGTTGAAGTTCGAGACCGACCTGCCCTACGAGGTGCTGACGCCGCGCGTGCAGCCGTGGTCGTTCGCGGAGAACGAGAACCAGTACGTCAACGTGGCCGAGACACTCCGGCACGCCATGACGATCAATCCGTACCTTAAGGTCTTTGTCGGCAACGGTTTCTACGATCTCGCGACCCCGTACTTTGCGACGCAATACGTGTTCAACCACATCGGCGTCGATCCGACGCTACAGGGCCATATCCGCATGGCCTACTACGAAGCCGGGCATATGATGTACGTCCATCGCCCGTCGCTGGCGCAGATGAAGGACGACCTGGTGTCGTTTGTACGCGGCGCGAGCAACGTCTAACAGCCAGGTTATACATAACTCAAGGAGAGTGCCATGACCCCCGAAGAGCAATTGACCGCACGCGGCCTCGTGATCCCGCCGCCGCCGCCGCCCGTCGCGAATTACGTGCGCGCCGTGCGCTACGGCAATCTGTTGTACCTGTCCGGGCACGGCCCCAACGTGGCGGGCGGCAAAGTATGGAAGGGCAAGCTCGGCCGCGACCTGAGTGTCGAGGAAGGCTATGCCTGTGCGCAGGCGGTCGCGCTGAACCTGCTCTCGTCGATGAAGCAGACGCTCGGCGAGCTGTCGAAGGTCAAGCGAATCATCAAGGTGCTCGGCATGGTCAACGCCATCCCGGAATTTGAGGATCAGCCCAAGGTCATCAACGGTGCGTCCGACCTGTTCGTCGACCTGTGGGGCGAGCCGGGCCGCCATGCGCGCTCGGCTGTCGGTATGGGTTCGCTGCCGATGGGAATCCCCGTCGAAATCGAAGTGATCGTCGAAGTCGAGTAACTGCCCCGATGGGCGGCCGGGGGCACTCGCAAGCGCGCCCGGCCGTCCGTAAGCCCCCCATGCAAGGTCATCCCGATATCACGCGTCGACGTCTCGCCGCGTTCGCCTCCGAAGCGCAGTTGCGTGGGTGCGTGTATTCCCGCCGCCGGCCGGTCGCACTCGCTGTCTACTCCGCACCCGGCCGCATCAGCTACACTGAGGCGCTGCACGGCATATACCGGCCGGCCGTCGTGGGCGAGCAGTTTGGTCCGCTCTGGTCTACGCACTGGTTCCGCGT
It encodes the following:
- a CDS encoding phosphoglycerate kinase; translated protein: MNKQTVRDIDVKQKRVLVRVDFNVPLDGGVISDDTRIRAAIPTIRYLVDAGARVVLMSHLGRPKGVDDTLRLAPCAARLAELLGRTVQTASDCVGDDVTVAVLALKSGDIILLENLRFHKEEEKNDPAFARQLAALGEVYVNDAFGTAHRAHASTEGVAHRLPAVAGFLMEKELNFLGKAVTAPERPFIAILGGAKVSDKIAVIENLMQKADYVLIGGGMANTFIRAQGHETGDSLVEADKVETARALMAAGGAKLVLPVDAIIADKFDKDATAQIVDIDKVPSGWRILDVGPRTIALFRERLAGARTIVWNGPLGVFEFPKFARGTVAIAQALAASGATTIIGGGESVAAVEQAGVADRITHMSTGGGASLEFLEGKTLPGVAALLDK
- a CDS encoding triose-phosphate isomerase; translation: MKRTPIIAGNWKMNNGVADSCALADALCAVLANPGAVEVVLCPPFVALAAVAARVKGTALRVGAQNMHWLDKGAYTGEVSPLMLKELAQYVIIGHSERRQYFGETDESVNKKVRAALTHGLHPILCVGENLAQYDAGQTNGVVSHQLREGLRGVSAHDAAAVIVAYEPVWAIGTGRAASGAGANAVCGLAIRGTLSELIGEASAQAIRVQYGGSVTPANIAEYMQQPDIDGALVGGASLKAAEFAAIVRAAG
- a CDS encoding metallophosphoesterase, encoding MIRRLLITLGAAALVATLLATYLGNNGVRAAGGNPTLMRGPYLGNPTTTTVQFIWVTDVPTDATVFYGIDLPYTSQSSSGTVSTTHAVALSGLLPGTHYGYTIHSGAVVTPLAGASFRTLRAAYDSYFTFAALGDSGSGDSHQYAVAGTLQRMQPAFVLHTGDVIYPAGEAANYGPRFFAPYSLTLATAPFFMSPGNHDYMQAGAAPYYDVFYLPSNDATGTESYYSFDYGNAHVVALDTNLTGAAAAAMTAWLAQDLAATTRFWKFVFFHHAIYSSGPHGSEAYVQPLRDTLGPIFEQYNVDIVFNGHDHTYERTFLRRDYVPAGRGVTYIVTGGGGAGLYSKAATNAWSAAFFSTPDYWHAVRVDVANCRLTLSAVKAPSDSVFDTHVLDRCNYLFVPFIFNGTTGLLP
- a CDS encoding ornithine cyclodeaminase family protein (cyclodeaminase), with the protein product MTAAPPTLPLARIRELITMPEAIEAVEAAFVALDAGRAVLPGVINLDIPQYRGEVHVKSAYLSGTDYYTIKIASGFYDNDALGLPVGNGMMLVFEARTGRLAAQLLDEGWLTELRTGAAGAVCVRHCAPAGTVRVGMVGAGSQARFQLDAIRHVRTVSAVTVWSRSDAHARAYAYEMQARYNLPVQVAASVEAVARNSDVIVTVTPAHAPLVKADWLRPGQTVIAVGSDGPDKRELDAGAVGCADRVIADVLAQCARLGEIHHALDSGELLAERVVELGAVVSGCAPGRTNSHELIICDLTGVGVQDAAVAALVAKKAA
- a CDS encoding threonine/serine dehydratase, with product MIELRDIYAARLRLRKQLPATPLRYSHLLSQLTSTRLFLKLENFNPTGSFKVRGAYNMIGANLAEARRRGIVTASAGNHGLGTAWAASRLGGVPATIFLPHSAPQAKVSKFGEFAVNVRFAGETYDDAHHAADAHAAETGALYIGAYADPEVAAGQGTIALELLEALPETAAIVVPVGGGGMISGITVAARSINPRIQIVGVQPDASPALTASLRDGICHEEYSAGPTICDGLAGGVGTLAYELARSGAIDRVINVSEDQVHEAVYTFLSQEQLVIEGSGAVGLAALMSGQVPELRGQTVVLVLSGGNIDMCILQSISARFGNHA
- a CDS encoding peptidase S10, translating into MPESENKPNGTPDEKQSTLADNLVVTHHTIQIGGEEIAYTVTTGTIVLREEAEKRGEPAGVSDGERAKASIFFVAYTRDGVADRTRRPLTFSFNGGPGSSSVWLHLGVLGPRRVLMTDDGDLPPPPYRVADNEFSLLADTDMVFIDPVSTGFSRAVVGEKAKEFHGFKKDIESVGDFIRLYTTRYQRWLSPKFLIGESYGTTRAAGLSGYLQERHGLFLNGIMLISTILNFNTARFNAGNDLPYILFLPTYTASAWYHKRLAPDLQADLRRALTEAEQFALGPYADALMRGAALSAEARAQIVAQTARYTGLSADYVDRANLRIEIHRFTKELLRDQKRTIGRLDTRFKGIDRDAIGERHEYDPSMTNITGPYTAAFNDYVRRELKFETDLPYEVLTPRVQPWSFAENENQYVNVAETLRHAMTINPYLKVFVGNGFYDLATPYFATQYVFNHIGVDPTLQGHIRMAYYEAGHMMYVHRPSLAQMKDDLVSFVRGASNV
- a CDS encoding RidA family protein; the encoded protein is MTPEEQLTARGLVIPPPPPPVANYVRAVRYGNLLYLSGHGPNVAGGKVWKGKLGRDLSVEEGYACAQAVALNLLSSMKQTLGELSKVKRIIKVLGMVNAIPEFEDQPKVINGASDLFVDLWGEPGRHARSAVGMGSLPMGIPVEIEVIVEVE